The following proteins are co-located in the Maridesulfovibrio sp. genome:
- a CDS encoding iron-sulfur cluster-binding protein, translated as MTSPLFKLIFKLTIFIMALTGVAQMPIFKRYYISDIPGLGWLADFYLTNKVHYIFGAVLIFMVLYLLTMFILVGKQYFKLSSTGMVRVFLYVAVVGTGALRVVKNLHSVTFDPFMVMVIDWTHLGFAMLLGVAAMYAFFRGRKPYLEKVSGLGFMK; from the coding sequence ATGACTAGCCCGCTTTTTAAGCTCATTTTCAAGCTGACCATTTTCATCATGGCTCTTACCGGGGTAGCCCAGATGCCCATATTCAAGCGTTACTATATTTCGGATATTCCGGGTTTGGGCTGGCTGGCTGATTTCTACCTGACCAATAAGGTTCATTACATCTTTGGTGCAGTGCTTATATTTATGGTTCTGTATCTGCTGACCATGTTCATCTTGGTCGGGAAGCAGTATTTCAAGCTGTCTTCTACCGGCATGGTGCGCGTTTTTCTCTACGTGGCGGTTGTGGGCACCGGAGCGTTGCGGGTGGTTAAAAATCTGCACTCTGTGACCTTTGATCCGTTTATGGTCATGGTTATCGATTGGACGCATCTGGGGTTTGCAATGCTGCTGGGCGTGGCAGCGATGTATGCCTTTTTCAGGGGGCGGAAGCCGTATCTGGAAAAAGTGTCGGGGCTTGGATTTATGAAGTAA
- a CDS encoding 4Fe-4S dicluster domain-containing protein, giving the protein MTDKKNGISRRNFLKGLGAGSAAMLLPAREVAASGTSEEELCTLLDLSKCIGCGECVSACHEVNAPKFPDPKKPYPEMYPTTRAKVEDWSDRRDVDDRLTPYNWLYIQSAEVEFEGEVHEINIPRRCLHCRNAPCANLCPWGAAGKQKNGIVRINADVCLGGSKCRKVCPWHIPQRQTGVGLYLRLLPNFAGNGVMYKCDRCYNRIDQGKLPACIEVCPENVQTIGPRSEILKKAHELAEQNNWFIYGEEENGGTNTIYLSPVPFELLNEAVDKGPGKPGLARVEDSMADEEKLAYAVGLAPFAGIAAGVIKAGRFLASAAGGKDND; this is encoded by the coding sequence ATGACAGATAAGAAGAATGGAATTTCCCGCAGAAATTTCCTGAAGGGGCTGGGAGCCGGAAGTGCTGCCATGCTCCTTCCTGCGCGTGAGGTTGCGGCATCAGGCACCAGTGAAGAAGAACTCTGCACCCTGCTTGACCTTTCCAAGTGTATTGGGTGCGGTGAATGTGTTTCTGCATGCCACGAAGTTAATGCCCCCAAGTTTCCCGACCCCAAGAAGCCTTATCCGGAAATGTATCCCACCACTCGGGCAAAGGTCGAGGATTGGTCGGATCGCAGAGATGTCGATGACCGTCTGACTCCGTACAACTGGCTCTACATCCAGAGTGCCGAAGTGGAGTTTGAAGGGGAGGTCCATGAAATCAATATCCCCCGGCGTTGCCTGCACTGCCGTAATGCTCCCTGCGCAAATCTCTGTCCATGGGGTGCAGCAGGAAAGCAGAAGAACGGTATCGTGCGTATCAATGCGGATGTCTGTCTTGGCGGGTCCAAGTGCCGTAAGGTTTGTCCTTGGCATATTCCCCAGCGGCAGACCGGGGTGGGGCTGTATCTGCGGCTGTTGCCCAACTTTGCCGGTAACGGAGTCATGTACAAGTGTGACCGTTGCTACAACCGCATCGATCAAGGCAAGCTCCCTGCCTGCATCGAAGTCTGTCCGGAGAATGTGCAGACTATCGGGCCGCGCAGTGAAATCCTCAAGAAGGCCCATGAACTGGCTGAGCAGAACAACTGGTTCATCTACGGTGAGGAAGAGAACGGCGGCACCAACACAATTTATCTTTCTCCGGTTCCTTTTGAGCTGCTCAATGAGGCTGTGGATAAGGGCCCCGGAAAGCCCGGGCTTGCTCGGGTGGAAGATTCCATGGCTGACGAGGAGAAGCTGGCTTATGCAGTGGGTCTCGCTCCCTTTGCAGGGATAGCAGCCGGAGTAATAAAGGCCGGGAGATTCCTTGCTTCCGCAGCAGGAGGTAAGGACAATGACTAG